A region of the Pygocentrus nattereri isolate fPygNat1 chromosome 27, fPygNat1.pri, whole genome shotgun sequence genome:
ggtgatggtgatgattcACTGTAACAGATggattatataaatataaatgtgtatcAGCTTCAATTATGACTCATGGAATTACATGTTATAACAGCATTTtttcttgtgtaattacacatgtataaCAAGTTAAAGGTAATAACTTCTATGAACTGCGTTTTTTCTAACAAGACTGATTGTAACAGGTGTGTAATTACTACATTATAAGAGTTATACTGTATCTGCACTGACAGTGGGACGCTTGTGCTGCGACATGATAACCAAAGTTTAATCTACAGCTTTAAACTACTGTGAAATGTGACTGTATAACAGAAACAGCACAGCTTCGGAAATGACTCCCATATAATTCATTCAAATGTCACTGGCAGTGAAAtgaaccttttatctccaaagttttggaccgtttctgttggtccgttcaCCCTGAAACTTTAATGATGCAGAGGGTAATTAGAGTTTTCAAATCATgcaatgaataaatgaataaataaatacaaaactataaaaatgcaaatataaggAGTGTGTGGTTCTATAATAACCCTAAAGCAATTTGTGGATTAGCTGTCacttcactgtgtttacagtaacaGCTACCCTGGAACTTCTCACTCATGTTAAGCGTAATTATTTCATAATACTGTggaatatttgtgttgtaatatGATAAACTAATACGCTCAGTCAGCTGAAGTTTAGCGAAGTTGGTGTTTTCTGTGCTTTCATAATGCAGGCACTTCTACACCTGCTTTAATCAGAAAAGTGTTGTTGGAAAAACAGCATATGACCCGGTTGCACCCTATTACACTAGGACCTATGTTCATATTGtatgtgttgttaatatgtaactacagttattagagacacgtAACATAAATGACAAAGATTAATTCTGTGGTCATTGAGCCGTTTTTCTGTGGATCTGGACGTACATTTTGGATAGTTGTCTTGCTGGAAGATCCAACCATGACCCAATTTCAGCTTTTAAGCAGAAGCAGccagattttcattaaaatctcctttttcttcttggAGCCCAGGAGGTCAACAAGATTCTCGGGGCCTTTGGagaaaaaacagcccaaaacatCAAAGATCCTCTACCATACTTAACAATGAGGATAAGGTCCTTTTCTACATATCCACCTTTAGTAACCCTTTAATGACAAGCCCTAAGGAACATCCGTTTAGTCAGTATGTAATATTGTGTTAAAACATATAATAGTGACATATGCATTAATAAACGGTCTGATTCATTTAGTGACAGATGAATAATCAAcgattgtttttaaatgtagaaaCCTAATCTAATCTGCCCTCCTGGTGTGTCTTGTCCTCCTGTTTTGCCCCCTCCCTGTGTTCATGTCGGGGTAGTGCTGGGCAGGGCAGTTCTCTACTCATTGTTGAAGTGCCTATTAaagtaaaagagcatttgcctgAACTCATAACATCTAGTTCTCCTTCTGCACCGACACTACAACATGTTCACAGCGTGACTAACTGATTGTATACTGATGGCCGATGATGACCGCAGTCTGATGGTATGGGTCAGTCTGGTCAGGCTTGGCTGTCGTTATAGTTCCCCTTACTGTAATGCTCAGAATGCAGCTCGTGCTTGTGTTGTTGTGAATTGTGTTGTGACATGTTTAGAATGCAGTGacatgtaaaacagtgtctgcGTAGCTGGACGTTCATGCACTTGCGTAACGGAGGTTTCTGGCCTAATGAGTCCAGCTGCACAAGCTAGCAGGCCAGTCATGCATCTGCCAgacatcctcacagcaatgagACACAGGGAGACCTAAAAGAAGGAGTGGAGTATTGGACTGCACTGGATCGGCTGTTATTGATGAATCACTGAATAAAACTGAGCACAGGCCGATACAGTTCAATCCAGAACTCCAGTCCACATCTTCTGGGTTTTCAGCAGCTCGTTGCTGCATGTGATGTAATCCCCGCTCGTTAGACTCTGTGCTGAACTCTGAGTTTGCTGTCTGTTTTTTGGATTTAGTAGCATAATCATTTGTTATGTTTGTATATGTTATGCAGGTTTTCTCTGTATTGACAGGTCTTGTTTCACTGGTTGGCTTATATTAGTACAATAATTATTTAGTACAGTAATAATTAGTACAGTAATTTAACCCTGTGAGttggaggaggtgtggttttcctcacgGTTGTGCCGTTCTGTGCCTCACACAGAGCACAGAAGTTGTTAAGCATGTCTAgaagggaggcatcactgtcagaagcaggtggaggtgacttatagttggtgatggcctggatgcctTGCCACATGCTCcatgtgtcagcagtgttttgaaaattatcatggattttctttgagcAGGCACActtagcctctttgatggcccGGGAGAGCTTGGCTCTTGAAACCttgaggcttgctttgtcccttgtCTTGAAAGCCTTGTTGCGGGTTCTTGGCAGCATGtgcacctctgcagtcatccatggtttctggttggggtaaTTTGTGCCAggtttggagacagtaacatcatcaacatcatcatcatcaacaatgcacttgctgatgtagccagtcactcattctgtgtactcctccaggttgatggagtcaccaGTAGTTACTGCTACTCTGAACTGatctcccagtcagtgtgctcaaaacagtcctgcagAGCAAAGATAGCTCCTGGCGgccaggttctcacttgcttctggtctggtttggcatGTCTGATGAGCGGTCTGTATGCTGGAAGAGATGTGGTCCGAGTAGCCATAGTGGGGGCGGGGCTCGGCCCTGTATGTGCCAGGGatatttgtgtaaacaagatgCAGCACATTAGCCCCCGGGTTGCAAAGTCCACATACTGGTGAAATTTGGGCAGTACTGACTTCAGATTGGCATGATTGAAATCATcaacaacaataaacagtcaGTCTGGGTTTGTGTACCGGAGGTCACTGATACAGCTCGTTCAGTGtggcattagcattagcactagGAGCTATATACGCCGCTATTATATACAGCGAACTCGGCTGTCTAGGCAAATAAAATGCCCTGGCTATGACAATCGCAAACTCCATCAGCGGTGAGCAGTGACTGGAGACTAGTGCCGCGTTTTTACACCATTCAGTGatgatgtaaacacacaggccTCCACCTCAAGTCTCACTGCACAGCTCAGCGTCTCTGTCCGCACGGAAGCACAACAGGCCGTTAAGCTGAACGGCTGAGTCTGGAGTGGAGCTCGTCATCCACGTCTCcgttaaaacaaaaacacagcagtctcTGAACTCACGCTGGGTAGCCAGCTGAATCCGGAGGTAGTCCAGTTTATTCTCTAAGGAACAAACGTTGGAGAGAAGCAGCGATGGAACGGTTGGTCGTGTGGGGTTTGCCATTAGCCTAGCATGCACACCGGCTCGTGCATTACTTTCAGCCAGCAGGCTCATGCAGCTCTTCCACAGTTTGCTTggaagcagagaaaaaaaactactagGTACTGTAGTGTACTTTCATTTAAGATCACCGTTTTCCCTTGTTTTCTCAGTCACCAGTTGGCTGAAGATGATCCTAAAGCCAAAAGTCAAAAGTATAAAGTTCTCTACAGAATGGACAGCCTACCAACGCCGATTGACTCCTCAAATGTGACCCCTAAAGACTGGAGTGACATGGCTGAAAGAATTAAGGTAAAATACAAGAAATGACCGTCTACTGTTCTGAATGAACTTTACTCATGTTGTCACTtataattttctcttttttactccttttctttctctctttcttattaCTGCCATTTATAGGAACGCATGGACGTGTACGATGGGTTTGTTATTATCCATGGAACAGACACGATGGCCTACACCTCCTCTGCTCTGTCCTTTATTTTGGGGAAAATCAACAAGCCTGTGATCGTGACTGGAGCTCAGGTCACATTTCCTGCACATTTACCAATTGATTTGTCATTTAAgtcattttacactttttatcATGCAAATAACTGCATAGTTGGGCAAAAATAAGGGAAGTACAcgcaaccacaacaacaacgtTTCATCAGATTTGATTCATGACAAAATATCTCTTCTACACTGATCTGGCAGGGATTGAAAGTTTACAATCTGAACGTTCCACTTGTTTTAGGGAGCTACAAGCCAGAAATTACTGCTATaatattacaaccccatttccgaaaaagttgggacgctgtgcaaaatgtaagcaaaaaaaaaaagcaatgatgtgcaaatcagttaaaccctatatttaattgaaaatagtacaaagacaactaATCAAATGTTGGatctgagaaatgttattgttttttaagcccattttgaatttgatgccaacaacatgttccaaaaaagttgggacggagcagcaaaaggctggtaaagttgtgtaatgctaaaaaaaaaacacctggtggttgattggcatcAGGTCAGTAacattgggtataaagagcagctcagagaggcggagtctttcagaagtgaaggtgagggttcaccactctgtgaaagactgcaccatcaaatagagcaacaaatgagcattgaactataagctgaacttatttattgtactgcactctgtattgtagtttattgtattgtatcttattgttattgtattgctttGAATGGCTttgagttctgcgttcaactctggttctttttctgtTGGTGTCTGCcgtgacatttgtttctagcagtatctgagcccaggaccgtctttttctctaagctatcggtaactagcaaagatactttctctagattgacaaagcacttcttgtaagtcgctctggataagagcgtctgctaaacgctgtaaatgtaaatgtaaatgtaaatgtaattcaagaagaatgtttctcaatgtaaaatagcaaagaacttccgcttttcatcgtctacggtacataatatcattaaaagtaacttgctgagtgttgttaaagaagaggtgatgaaacacagcggtaagcAGGACCCtgacccaacttttttggaacatgttgttggcatcaaattaggcataaaaaaaacaataacatttctcagtttaatCATCTGATATGTCATCTTTGTAGCATTTTCCTCTAAGAATAtgctttacatgatttgcattttattacatcctatttttatttacattctgcacagcgtcccaacttttttggaaatggggttgtacatagtCAGGAACAAATAAGAAAGTAcacacaacaaccacaacaaaaaCGATTGATCAAATTTGATTCATGACAAAATATCTTTACAATCTCCACGTTCCTCTTGTTTTAGGGAGTTATGAGCCAGAAATAACTGATATAGAATTGTGATTCCACCTCCTCTTCCCCTGCATCTGTAGATGCCCATCTTCCATCCTCGAACTGACGGTCTGGATAACTTTGTTGGTTCGATGCTCATGGCTGGGTACTTTTGTGACAGAGAGATGCTGCATCAGGTCGgctgtttgttttatattacattCTGTTTGAACTATGCATTCATATTATTATGCATCTATACATAAAGATCCTTTAATAACTGCTCCAGCAtaatatttctctttattttttttctgagggaCAAAAGCACATAGTAAATATCAATGTTTGATGCAACAACAGAAATTGAAGGTGTAACTTATGTACACACCATCATAGTTAAGCGGTACATTCGAATCTACACAGTATCCACAGTTTTGATCTCCTCTGTCTACTTCCAGGTGATGCTTTATGATCTGAACAAACTGTACCAGGGCAACCGAGTGGTGAAGTTTGACTGTGACTCCTTCAGTGTGTTTGACAGTCCTGACGTGTTCCCGATCGCCAGCCTGGAAACTACCATCAAACGTAAATGCCAAGCAGCTTTACTGCTTTCCAGACCTCAGTTACACTTTAATGATGAGTCTTGAGACATTTCATCATGTACGGATTAAGACTCTCATcagtaaaaactaaatatatgtttatatgaatgtattatggtgcagtgctgtatttacacaggtggaaaactaATTCATCTCTTTACTTCTTCAGTATATGAACATAAGATGGTGGAGCCCATATTCCCTCCCTCCTTAAAGAGCAAAGCATTCACACGGGCAGAAAAACCACAAGTCAGGATCCTGAGATTTTTCCCTGGAATCACAGAAAATTATGTAAGTTGAATATAATTCAGACACAGCCTTAGAAAACGAATAATGCAGCTGTGAGCATTAGTTCTACCCCTTTACTGAAATCTGTTTGTTAAATTATCTTTGTAAAATAAAGCTGGCAGCTTAATCTACAAAACCCAAGTATAACGGTGGTATTTGCCATGGTCAGTCCTGAGATAGTACTGGTGGTGAAGTCCACTACCAATGAGTGTATTAACATTACCATAATAACTTCAATCAATCTGTCATCCTTTATTTAATCTCGGGGGGAACTGAAGGAGACTTCACTGACAATTTAGTCAAGCACTGTACAAAAAAACAAGGGATTAAAGAGAGTAaatatacactgaccagccagAATTATGAGtacctccttatttctacactcattggccgttttatcagctccacttgctctatatattaggggtgggaatctctaggcacctcacgattcagaggctgtgatGCGATTATGAATCAATTATCTGTGCATCATTTtctctatacaggatttctattatctcactgtgtgaggacttggtacttttaaagtaaaatatttgtaatgatccataatgaatttacttccaatatcttttattaataaaacaaatgaagtgatgtggtgagtgaactggaagactctcattcactgctcttgtttggagcacaggGGGCACTGCTGCTGCTCATCTGTGAGAAAATGCgctgttacagtgaaataagatcGAGTGGTAATGGATGTCCACGCAGATGTTACAGCTATTCTACCAGTTTTCTTCAGTGATTTCACAACTTCAGTTCTGGTCTCAGCTCTGGGGGCGAGGACGGTGTTGgtatgtcagtaaaatatcGTTGAGACAGGTCGCTGTTCTTAAAGACTGAGAACAGATGCAAATCCTTGGCAATAAAAGTTGTGATAGagtttttaattcatttcattctttcattctttctgagTTGAGCAGAAACTCTGAAATCgctgcagctcttttactgccctgtcacgactccacagctgaattagattagtaggtaataatataataatcctcctctacagtaaaataaagctctgctgatcgttcaacacagtttaacagtaaatggtcttaaatgctggagttcaTGTAGAAGTCCTGatacaccctttaaccctgaagatcagcgcagactgctggtcaccatggcaacacagacaacagtctcgtcTAGCTaatagctacgaaacggcaaagagagagatttaagacggacatcaataatttggagatgaatggacttattagtgtttatagtcactccagctggtttctttatatgtttaatctgcaatgagaaactcaACCACCAAAAagtcacaaggctgaagttggtttctcattcaccagcttttttttttctttcttcaaattttcccgttccaccttaaatggcgaagcagttacattctggccccTCAGGCACCGTTTAAATTGGAACAAGAAAATTTGAAGCTGGCGAACAAGAAGCAACTTCCTAAAAAGTTAaatgctgagagacattttacaagaaactgatctacttttgaggaaaattttcctgctggagatgcgagaaaagcacttaaagcttagctgaagctgaaagcagggcagagtgagtttgtgtttttgtttatatatttttagcctatactagaatatcagcacatactgagacaagtttacagccaagatggtaaaatgttgtgtctcccaaggtggtttgatttttgctgaatgGTCAAAATAACTCTtgttaacatttgggttgcgacccctgcaCTAGTTTTTAATGAAGTTCGGCCGCCACGGAAATcgagttttgacattttgacaaTTCAGAATCATCCACATCCACATCGtcatgcatctaagaatcaatcCCCCCAATATATGTGCACTTTTGTCCACTcgctgtccactttattagacactcctaccttgttggtccaccttgtagatgtaaagtcagagacgacagctcatctgctgctgcacagtttgtgttggtcatcctctagtccttcatcagtggtcaaaggATGCACTCAAGCaccactgctgtatctgatccactcggaccagcacaacacacactaacacaccaccatgtcagtgtcactacagtgctgagaatgatccatcaagATAACTATGTTGCGTAAGACAAAAGatagaagaagaaaacaacacaaagacaaTAATAGTGGTGTTAAagtaataaaatggtaaaaagaaTAATTGAATATTGaagttaaatgtttttcagtAGTTCAGATGCGCTAAATCTGTATTTAccaaatttatatatattgtgttttttgccTGCTGTCCAGGTCCGTGGCATTCTGGTCGGAGCTGATGGTGTCATCCTGGAGACGTACGGAAGTGGGAACGTTCCAGATGTTGCCTGGCTAAAGGAATGTCTGACTGAAGCTGATAAGAGAGGTGTTCTGATGCTGAACTGTACTCAGGTGTATCGAGGCACCGTCTTACCCATCTACGCTACATTTGAGGTACCACTCAACACAGTCCCCCACAGCAAGTGGAGGGTTTTACCATCAGAAACCTTTTTAGTTTCTGCTGTTGTTTGAGCTTCAGTCCCTCCTTCCATCtttcagtgtgttgctctctTCACAAACTTTAAATGCCACAGGTTCTTCACTTACGCAGTACTTCACAGGAGTTAGTGCTCTACAGTGAGGTACTGGCACTGGTGAGCTGGTCATCAActcaaggctgaaggctgagtAGATCAGGACAGCAGCACCAGTATCTCACACATCAGAACCATCTCCAGGGTATTATTACACCTGTACCACATCAAAAATGCACTGACTTTACTTAATTgaaatgtttgcatttattgatgtggaactacacacacacacacacacacacaaatatatatatatatacttataggAACCCATGTGGAATTGATGTAAAAGCGAAATACAttatgtttccaaaagtattcactccccccatccaaatcattgaattcaggtgttccagtgacgtccatggccacaggtgtataaagccgagcccctaggcctgcagactgcttctacagacattagtgaaagaatgggtcgctctcaggagctcagtgaattccagtgtggtaccgtgatcagacgccacctgtgcagcaggtccagttgtgaaatttcctcactactaaatattccacagtcaactgtcagtgggattataacaaagtggaagtgattgggaacaacaggaactcagccatgaagtggtcggccacataaaatgacagaggtcagcggatgct
Encoded here:
- the LOC108438401 gene encoding L-asparaginase 1-like, with translation MAVERKVYVLYTGGTFGMKKDDDGKLAPQTLDVIKDFIIRHTILYERKPGESDEDVWNRIVTPDGLIMLYHQLAEDDPKAKSQKYKVLYRMDSLPTPIDSSNVTPKDWSDMAERIKERMDVYDGFVIIHGTDTMAYTSSALSFILGKINKPVIVTGAQMPIFHPRTDGLDNFVGSMLMAGYFCDREMLHQVMLYDLNKLYQGNRVVKFDCDSFSVFDSPDVFPIASLETTIKLYEHKMVEPIFPPSLKSKAFTRAEKPQVRILRFFPGITENYVRGILVGADGVILETYGSGNVPDVAWLKECLTEADKRGVLMLNCTQVYRGTVLPIYATFEAHVIPGYDITPEAAMTKMIWVLNSDFNPETKRKVLKHSLYGESCAPPYCLPNAEPGPKGEREQTPE